In Halorhabdus tiamatea SARL4B, a genomic segment contains:
- a CDS encoding HypC/HybG/HupF family hydrogenase formation chaperone, translated as MCLGIPGEIVEIDGNEARAEFWDVEKTVRIDVVDEDVEVGDHILNHAGFAIRKIPDEEVEETMEIYESFLEGDEDEALDEIGAAEGQQLGIEGP; from the coding sequence ATGTGCCTAGGAATCCCGGGAGAGATCGTCGAGATAGACGGCAACGAAGCGCGCGCCGAGTTCTGGGACGTCGAGAAGACTGTCCGGATCGACGTCGTCGACGAGGACGTCGAGGTGGGTGATCACATTCTCAACCACGCCGGCTTCGCCATCAGAAAGATCCCCGACGAAGAGGTCGAGGAGACCATGGAGATCTACGAGTCGTTCCTCGAGGGCGACGAGGACGAAGCCTTAGACGAGATCGGGGCCGCCGAGGGCCAGCAACTCGGCATCGAGGGGCCATAG